The following coding sequences lie in one Gammaproteobacteria bacterium genomic window:
- a CDS encoding GNAT family N-acetyltransferase has protein sequence MLKSISMPRNSNNAELRVSVTHTLGEVSASDWDALGDSSYPFTRHCFLNGLELHDCLEPFGWHPVYFLVHREQQLVAAIPCYIKTNSYGELVFDHAWVNAYQRSGLDYYPKLVSAIPYTPATGERFLINREQVTETDAQQLLRGLLCQAIQGFCEDQKLSSWHILFAEKEILDSLAERAIMQRSDIQFHWQNSDYRDFDDFLSSLNSRKRKNIRKERSSVAAQNLDITMQPGGSIDAREWQQIHNLYAGIYQRKYGTATLTADFFQHLGQQMPEQVLACITRDQGKIVATSLFFRSDTHLYGRVWGCDQYFRHLHFECCYYQGIDYCIAEKLQCFDPGAQGEHKLARGFLPTTTWSGHWIAHPQFREAIEQFLHQERRYIDSYRKDLLEHSPFKSTA, from the coding sequence ATGCTGAAAAGTATCTCGATGCCAAGGAACTCGAATAATGCCGAGCTGCGCGTCAGCGTCACTCACACCCTGGGTGAAGTAAGCGCAAGCGACTGGGACGCGCTGGGCGACAGCAGTTATCCCTTCACGCGACACTGTTTTCTCAACGGGCTGGAACTGCATGACTGCCTGGAGCCGTTCGGCTGGCATCCGGTTTATTTCCTGGTGCACCGTGAACAGCAGCTGGTTGCCGCGATCCCATGTTACATCAAGACCAATTCCTACGGTGAACTGGTGTTCGACCACGCCTGGGTCAATGCCTACCAGCGCAGCGGGCTCGATTATTATCCGAAACTGGTCTCTGCTATCCCCTATACGCCGGCGACGGGCGAACGCTTCCTGATCAATCGCGAGCAGGTCACCGAGACAGATGCACAACAGCTGTTACGTGGACTCTTGTGCCAGGCCATTCAGGGATTTTGTGAAGACCAGAAACTGAGCTCCTGGCATATCCTGTTTGCCGAAAAGGAAATTCTGGATTCCCTTGCAGAGCGCGCGATCATGCAGCGCAGCGACATTCAGTTTCACTGGCAAAACAGTGACTACCGCGACTTCGACGATTTTCTATCCAGTTTGAACTCACGCAAGCGCAAGAATATCAGGAAAGAACGCAGTAGCGTGGCTGCGCAGAATCTCGACATCACGATGCAGCCAGGCGGCAGCATCGACGCACGCGAGTGGCAACAGATCCATAACCTGTACGCCGGCATATACCAGCGTAAATACGGTACTGCCACATTAACTGCGGATTTCTTTCAGCACCTGGGACAGCAGATGCCCGAACAGGTACTCGCATGCATTACCCGTGACCAGGGGAAGATCGTCGCCACTTCACTGTTTTTCCGCAGCGACACGCATCTTTACGGACGCGTCTGGGGCTGTGATCAATACTTTCGCCACCTGCATTTCGAATGCTGTTATTACCAGGGTATCGACTACTGTATTGCCGAAAAGCTGCAGTGCTTCGATCCGGGTGCGCAGGGCGAGCACAAGCTGGCCCGGGGTTTCCTGCCAACCACGACCTGGTCCGGTCACTGGATCGCACATCCACAGTTTCGCGAGGCGATCGAACAGTTTTTACACCAGGAGCGGCGCTACATCGACAGCTACCGCAAGGACTTACTGGAGCACTCTCCTTTCAAATCGACCGCCTAG